The following are from one region of the Papaver somniferum cultivar HN1 unplaced genomic scaffold, ASM357369v1 unplaced-scaffold_132, whole genome shotgun sequence genome:
- the LOC113333349 gene encoding E3 ubiquitin-protein ligase ATL31-like, with product MISLTRKRNTQIPWTFHVYGSKFIVFIVILLPYTSAQSPPRQTPPPPKLLDQNFRPSMLVVIVVLIVAFFFMGFFSIYIRQCVDQNSPGDATRAVNVNGIGRSRRAKRGLDPSVIDTFPTFIYSVVKGLKIGKGALECAVCLNEFEDDETCRLLPKCDHVFHPECIDAWLVSHTTCPVCRCDLKEITPTNDANDVEQRRVHTTHDDSDSDTDSDTERRRRSDEVINDSQEQVLIRVTDGSSSSSVTTDSATSAPDLINRSQTAMQNRPARSKSFKPKKPKKILAKFPRSHSTGNSVIQPGENVERFTLRLPDEVRKQIVNGKLNRTTSLVSFTTRQSSISGGSSHRGGGVFRGGSVNAGSKFYQFGQ from the coding sequence ATGATTTCACTAACACGGAAGAGAAACACCCAAATCCCATGGACCTTCCACGTGTACGGATCAAAattcatcgtcttcatcgtcaTCTTACTACCTTACACATCGGCACAATCACCTCCCCGACAAACACCACCACCTCCAAAACTGCTGGATCAGAATTTCAGACCATCGATGTTAGTGGTAATAGTAGTACTAATAGTTGCTTTTTTCTTCATGGGTTTTTTCTCAATTTACATTCGTCAATGTGTTGATCAAAATAGTCCAGGAGATGCAACAAGAGCAGTAAACGTTAACGGTATTGGAAGATCAAGAAGAGCCAAACGAGGGCTTGATCCAAGCGTTATCGATACGTTTCCGACATTTATTTATTCAGTTGTCAAAGGATTAAAGATTGGCAAAGGAGCTTTAGAGTGTGCTGTTTGTTTGAATGAATTCGAAGATGATGAAACTTGTAGATTGCTTCCTAAATGCGACCATGTTTTTCATCCTGAATGTATTGATGCTTGGTTAGTTTCTCATACTACTTGTCCTGTTTGTCGCTGTgatttaaaagaaataacacctaCTAATGATGCAAACGATGTGGAGCAACGACGTGTACATACTACTCATGATGACTCGGATTCTGACACCGATTCAGATACCGAGAGAAGAAGAAGGTCCGATGAAGTGATAAATGATTCACAAGAACAAGTTTTGATTAGAGTCACAGATGGATCATCGTCGTCTTCCGTTACTACTGATTCTGCTACAAGTGCTCCTGATTTAATTAATCGTTCGCAAACTGCGATGCAGAATCGTCCAGCGAGGTCTAAATCATTTAAACCGAAAAAACCGAAGAAAATTCTAGCGAAATTTCCTAGATCTCATTCGACGGGGAATTCGGTTATTCAACCTGGAGAAAATGTTGAGAGATTTACTTTGAGGCTACCAGATGAAGTCAGGAAGCAAATTGTGAATGGAAAATTGAATAGAACGACTAGTCTGGTGAGTTTTACGACAAGGCAATCTTCAATTTCCGGTGGCAGTAGTCACCGTGGAGGTGGTGTATTTCGTGGTGGTAGTGTAAATGCTGGGAGTAAGTTTTATCAGTTTGGTCAGTAA